A window of the Cutaneotrichosporon cavernicola HIS019 DNA, chromosome: 6 genome harbors these coding sequences:
- the HPA3 gene encoding uncharacterized protein (peptide-lysine-N-acetyltransferase activity): MTVTVRFAQSADKQQFLDRWELYNQFYKRTVPADVTEEQWRRFLDPSSPVYCAVAVDSDKEDGANVIGFVTWLPHIYTGSIEDVVYLHDLWSDEAQRNVGTGRKLMEFVYADSKAKGIKRVYWHTQHFNHRAQLLYTKVGTKTDFVQYSHDV, from the coding sequence atgACCGTCACCGTCCGTTTCGCCCAATCTGCCGACAAGCAGCAATTCCTCGACAGGTGGGAGCTCTACAACCAGTTCTACAAGCGCACCGTCCCCGCCGACGTGACTGAGGAACAGTGGCGCCGTTTCCTGGACCCCTCTTCGCCTGTATATTGCGCCGTGGCCGTCGATTCCGACAAGGAAGACGGCGCAAACGTCATCGGCTTTGTCACCTGGCTGCCCCACATCTACACGGGCTCGATCGAGGATGTCGTATACCTCCACGATCTTTGGAGTGACGAGGCGCAGCGGAACGTCGGGACCGGGCGTAAACTCATGGAGTTTGTTTATGCCGATTCAAAGGCCAAGGGGATCAAGAGGGTTTATTGGCACACGCAGCACTTTAACCACCGCGCTCAGTTGCTTTACACTAAAGTTGGGACTAAGACGGATTTCGTGCAGTACTCGCACGACGTCTAG
- the xkiA gene encoding uncharacterized protein (FGGY family of carbohydrate kinases, C-terminal domain), whose translation MGNLFLGFDSSTQALKASLLDEDLGVLSEVEVRFDPDLAHFNTRGGVLHGSEGSGEVFSPVMQPIEALDILLDRMKEAKWPIQNIKAVSAAGQQHASVYWSKEASALLSSLDPGQPMAPQMKGAFSRDIIPNWQDSSTVEECKALEAGVGGAHELARITGSKAHTRFTASQIMRFRTHFPEAYAVTDRISLVSSYVTTLLCADGEVKGIDESDACGMNLWDMASPGRGWSQAVLDVIAPGEGAELARKLGRVETDGGRVVGTIGRWFVERYGFDPECVVIPGTGDNPATFLAFSLREKEGMVSLGTSDVVLVSTAAYNPHPDFHAFFHPAMIAPPSIQDSARDTSEPLRYFNMLVYKNGSLAREHVRHKYFSGSSWDDFNAAVERLRPKESDAVLNRMAFWWLLPAIIPSGAHGVYKYEGVDAATAKRVDAFTDVGMEALAILQCQMLNYASRSAAILSEDDSARLARVYAAGGAARNKSLLNVMADALGCPVSKAVEYDPEKKAWGETQTNACSVGVAYKAAWGWARASDRTRANIPFDDFVAAAHARERSTLPVEAAGAAGAPGENGKYDAALPGPAAAAYKRAIPWWRELEARAIREGKAGEKGL comes from the exons ATGGGCAACCTCTTCCTAGGCTTCGACAGCTCGACGCAGGCTCTAAAAGCCTCgcttctcgacgaggaccttggcgtcctctccgaggtcgaggtgcgGTTCGACCCGGACCTCGCGCACTTCAATAcccgcggcggcgtgctcCATGGGTCTGAAGGGAGCGGAGAGGTTTTCTCGCCAGTCATGCAGCCCATCGAGGCACTCGATattctcctcgaccgcatgAAAGAGGCCAAGTGGCCGATCCAGAACATCAAGGCCGTCTCGGCCGCTGGACAG CAACACGCCTCGGTGTACTGGTCAAAGGAAGCGAGtgctctcctctcctcgctTGATCCTGGGCAGCCAATGGCACCCCAGATGAAGGGCGCATTCTCGCGCGACATCATTCCCAATTGGCAGGACTCGTCCACCGTAGAGGAGTGCAAGGcactcgaggccggcgtTGGGGGCGCTCACGAGCTCGCGAGGATTACGGGATCCAAGGCCCACACACGCTTCACGGCGTCGCAGATCATGCGATTCCGCACCCATTTTCCCGAAGCGTACGCGGTGACGGACCGTATCTCGCTCGTGTCGAGCTACGTCACCACTCTGCTCTGTGCAGATGGCGAGGTCAAGGGCATCGACGAGAGTGACGCATGCGGCATGAACTTGTGGGACATGGCAAGTCCTGGGCGTGGCTGGAGCCAGGCTGTGCTGGACGTCATCGCGCCTGGAgagggcgccgagctggccCGTAAGCTTGGTCGGGTTGAGACCGACGGCGGACGTGTCGTCGGCACCATTGGACGCTGGTTCGTCGAGCGCTACGGCTTCGACCCTGAATGTGTTGTCATCCCCGGCACCGGAGACAACCCAGCTACGTTCCTCGCCTTCTCCCtccgcgagaaggagggcatGGTTTCGCTGGGTACAAGTGATGTTGTCCTCGtctcgacggcggcgtaTAACCCCCACCCCGACTTCCACGCCTTCTTTCATCCCGCCATgatcgcgccgccgtcaaTTCAGGATAGCGCTAGAGACACGTCCGAGCCGCTCCGATACTTCAACATGCTCGTGTATAAGA ATGGATCGCTTGCGCGCGAACACGTGCGCCACAAGTACTTTAGCGGATCGTCGTGGGACGACTTCAACGCCGCGGTTGAGCGTCTCCGCCCGAAGGAGTCGGACGCAGTGCTCAATCGCATGGCGTTCTGGTGGCTCCTCCCCGCCATTATC CCTTCTGGAGCCCACGGAGTATACAAATACGAGGGTGTTGatgcggcgacggcgaagCGGGTCGATGCTTTCACCGACGTGGGGATGGAAGCTCTGGCAATCCTCCAATGTCAGATGCTCAACTATGCGTCCCGTTCCGCCGCCATCCTCTCTGAAGATGACTCGGCCAGACTCGCACGCGTATACGCTGCCGGCGGGGCAGCCCGCAACAAGTCCCTCTTAAACGTCATGGCGGACGCGCTGGGCTGCCCGGTCTCCAAGGCGGTCGAGTATGATCctgagaagaaggcgtGGGGCGAGACCCAGACGAATGCGTGCTCTGTCGGTGTGGCGTATAAGGCCGCATGGGGATGGGCACGGGCATCAGACAGGACGCGGGCAAATATACCATTCGACGACTTTGTCGCAGCTGCACACGCGCGCGAACGCTCTACCCTACCTGTGGAggctgctggtgctgcAGGTGCGCCGGGCGAGAATGGAAAGTACGATGCTGCTCTCCCTGGgccggctgcggcggcgtaCAAGCGCGCTATTCCTTGGTGGCGCGAGCTTGAAGCGCGCGCGATCAgggagggcaaggcgggCGAGAAGGGTCTGTGA